The Clupea harengus chromosome 26, Ch_v2.0.2, whole genome shotgun sequence region ttgttttgtttagcctTGAGTCAAAAAGtgaaaactaaaatatatacataaccAAAGAttgccccccaaaaaaatgCCTGCAGAAAGCTAATCTGACATAGATATGAGGATCGTTAGggcttttaattaatttaatttaattaatctTTCATTTATCAATTTTCTCCCCCTTCCACACCTCCGCCCAAGTCAGACTGTGGTGAGTTAgtagaaaacaacaaaacagagaagCCATTACAGTCTCAAAAAAAATGGCCAAGTCGTATCTAAAGATTTGAAGAATAACAAAATCAAAAGATTGATGCACACTGGCTTTCAGATGGACCCTACCTGTGGCACACTGGCACTAATGACAGACTCCTGAAACTCTACTctacagagagaacagaaacagCTATCGTCAACCTGGACACTGgcgcgcttacacacacacacacacacacagacaacaacagacacacagaatacGCGttatacacacgcgcacgcacacatacacaccacacacacacacacacacactacacaccacacacacacacacacacacacacacacacacacacacagacacacacagacagacaggaagtacGCGTttatacacacgcgcacgcacacatacacacccacacactcacacaaatacacagagacgGTCATAGGCACACTATACTAGAACAGAGCTATTTGTGAATGTATGGACGTCACACATTAGCCGAGACTGAAATTGTGATTGGACATGGAAATTAATTATCACACTGATGAATTCAGATGAATGCGTTGCTACGGTTGTTAAGTTTAAGTCGTCTTTCTTCACAGTGGATTACCAGATGTTATAAGGCATCTTCAAAATGTATCCAGACTGGTGTTTTTCTAGTGTTATGTGGCACCAGATTTAGCTTTGATtcagaaaagcagagagaggctACAGAGCCATTCAGATGACATTTTAGAACATAACCAGGCAAACTGTGGCATTTGAGTAATGGCTTAGAGCAAGAGAAATACAACTAGTCTCCATAAGATTTGAAAACCCATCAATTTCTTATCACGAAGGTGGTCAATTCTTGGTCCCTCATTCACAATTAGACTGCTCTGTGTCATATTTGtcacacttctcacacacacacacacacacacacacacacacacacacacacacacacacacacacacacacactcaaaagcactctaaaaaaagactgagaagggggagggagaacagagatgAAACTGGGGTGCGTTAGGGCTGTTTATACTTACATAGAGGTCTGCAGCCCCGTAAAAACCACCATCCTGATACACCACgctgagatggagggaggacagGAAGCCATGGAAAccgaaggagggagagggaagagtgagaggagaggagaggagagaagaggagacaggaggaggaagagtgagagggatgagattttaaaatatatatataaataaatatatatacacagggaGAGGGTGCCACCAAGTGGACAattgaggaaagagaaaaatgaagagGACGGTGAGgtcacaggcagagagaaaaagagaaataggagatagagagaaaaagagagagaaagagagggaaggagattattgcacacacatgcagcagacGGTTTTAAAATGCCACTTCAATGAAGGTGGTCCTATTATGTGAAAACATCTCTTAGCTATACTCTCTACCTCCCACACATTATATGGGAGATTCATTCCACATATGTAAAACGATACACTGACATGTTGTATGGAAAAAGCATTTCAGAGGGTTACAGATTAATATTCGGCCCAAACTGGAACAATATGATTCCTTTGCATGCACTACTGGTGATAAACCACACCACTGCAGAAGTGCAAcaacccaaacccacacactgactcacgCATGCAGGATGCAGCCTTAGTAGTTTTAAAGGTCACACGTCAATGCCTATGTTGCACACTGTCCAGGCTGCTGTAGGGCTACAACCACTGGAGACAGGGCAGACTTCTCAGTGTGTGGAGCTACCTTTCCATCAGTCAgctatgtctgctccaaagacTCAGTGCTTCTTCTCAGTGTGTGGAGCTACCTTTCCATCAGTCAgctatgtctgctccaaagacTCAGTGCTTCATCTCAGTGTGTGGAGCTACCTTTCCATCAGTCAgctatgtctgctccaaagacTCAGTGCTTCATCTCAGTGTGTGGAGCTACCTTTCCATCAGTCAgctatgtctgctccaaagacTCACTGCTCCGAGCCTTTAAGTATAGTGATGTCTGATTCTGCTTGCATCCAAACTGACTCGGCAGTACGACAGTGCATTGACTGAACCATAGCACTATACAAAGTAGGCTACATGATGCTAttattgtgtttgtacatgcagGCATTGGGAAGGAGCTTTTATCTGGAGCGACCTACTACTTTTGCTCATCACTTATTTATGGAGACTCTGATGCAGGATTTAGTGAAGTTACCCACAAGCAGcggctgctggtgtgtgtgtgtgtgtgtgtgtgtgtgtgtgcgcttgttcTCATTCTTATCAAACAGCAGCATAATATTCTCCAACTTTGTAGGCATCTCATTTAGAATAACTGGTTAAATGACTCATTTAGCTAACTACCTTATCACAGTCCTCAACACACTAATGAACCGTCCACCAGCCTGGCTGCAATGAGAGCCTGCAGTCTTAACTCAGTTATGGCCGAGCTCCTGGGCACTAGCTGTTTATTACCTactgcagcctgtgtgtgtgtgtgtgtgtgtgtgtgtgtgtgtgtgtgtgggtgtgggtgtgtttgtgtgtgtgtgtgtgtgtgtgtgtgtgtgtgtggctgaggagGTGGTGGCCTACCCTGGGTACGCTTGCATGGCAGGCTGGGGCACGGCTGCCCGCACTGCGCTGTAGACAGGCCTACCCCGCCCTCGCAGGTGGGCACCCCTGAACGAGGCGGCCGTTGTCGCTGCCGCCGCGGCCGCCGCTGCCGTCGGATACGGGAACCCTGGAACTAAGAGAAcgacaaagagagagtgtgaataaaCACACCGGAAGACCAGGCACTGAGCATGTGTAGATAACGGTCTTGTgttggcttcttttttttttttggtgtgttttgtttttgtttaggtAGTGCcaaaagagtgaaagacagaaagagagaaagagagagagggaaagagaggggggaagagagagagagagagggggggagaaagagagagggagattaaagAGCAAGCAAAAATGCAAGCAAGAGAAAAGGTCAAAGAAAGCGAGCAAGCAGAAAgaggtgttaaaaatgtatCACAACAGCAAGAAATTAGGCCCAGAGAAACCCAGGGACACTCTAGCCTCTAGCTCCCGCTGCACAGAGTACATGGCAGGGGTGACTTTAGTTGGCAGAGGGGGACTGTGGTTGGCCGCGCTCCGAGGGCCTCGGCCAGATACCAGCGACTCAGGCCACCCGGGGGGGCGCGCCGTGACAGGGAGGGGAACAGGAGGTCCGGAGCGTCCGGTGGGCCGCAGTTTGGAACCTACCCAGCGTTTCTCCGGCGTAGAGCTCCGGTGCGTACATGCCCCCCACCATAGGACTCAGCTTCAGCCTGCTGcaggacacaacacaacacagacagacaggctttaCCATCACTTCACCTagactcaacacaacacagacagacaggctttaCCATCACTTCACCTagactcaacacaacacagacagacaggctttaCCATCACTTCACCTagactcaacacaacacagacagacaggctttaCCATCACTTCACCTagactcaacacaacacagacaggctTTACCATCACTTCACCTAGACTCAACACAGACAGACCGGCTTTACCATCACTTCACATAGTCTTTCAAATACTTAAAGGTAGCTGTGCAGCGACCATTAATGATATCTGTAAAATTCTGCTCGTAAAATATATGGttgtatgtaaatataaatatttataaatctattcattttcatctttgTTCCTACTCGTGTGAACTAAGAAAGTGGCGGGTCAGAAGGAACAGGGAGGTTTGACAGACAGACTGTCTCTGCAAGTCCCCTGAGGACACACTGCCATCTACATACATAATTCATACATATTTAGGACTGGATGTTCCCTTCAAAATAGGTTTAGACAGCCTGAAAACAGCTGAACGACACATTTCTTGGCATTTAATCGTTTGACAAATCGTTTGACAAATGTAGAAACTCTAGTTTCTATGGTTATGTATTGAAAGACAGAAGGGCAATTTATATTCCCCTGTAGAGATTTGATCTAACCGAACTTGTAACAGAACACTGAAGTGAATATAATGTAATCGTACGGTGA contains the following coding sequences:
- the LOC116219900 gene encoding RNA binding protein fox-1 homolog 2-like, translating into MVGGMYAPELYAGETLVPGFPYPTAAAAAAAATTAASFRGAHLRGRGRPVYSAVRAAVPQPAMQAYPGVVYQDGGFYGAADLYGGYATYRYAQPTAAVAAGPSAAAAHAAAQAYSDGYGRVYTTDPYHAALTPAAAAAYGVGAMATLYRGGYSRFSPY